A genomic window from bacterium includes:
- a CDS encoding GNVR domain-containing protein, whose product MARFRREKNIWDYFQIVYKHRWVFLIPFCVITLGATIGSFFLPKVYEAETTILFKEKGLMNPLVSGLAYQVDEKDWVRTLEEEIKSWLMLNKLIDKLGLAKDIVPGDNFARERLVRGIRDRISINVRGYNVAKISYRGNDPKEVQEVVNTIADLFIEENRSEQGKEASEAISFLEEQRETYFQRLTASREVLARFQQEHPLELPTDQKANLERLVELESSIKQNELAIEDTSRELRLAKVQLPMSGNSVKTSTADQLRQELAELTNSLKKYKDQYTEGHPAVIATQAEIEAKKQAMEREKWQMRFSSEAKPGLTTQALEENIAKLEERLASLKQEQHKLLTLKNEYEQRTRNIPIQEQQHTKLEREVELNAKLYAMISERLENARISHRLEGEKEEGPFKILDPARYPIFPSAPRKKLIAFLGLCIGSIIGFIGCLVREQIQVNSSLKEIRETEGELLKRRRAA is encoded by the coding sequence ATGGCGAGATTCAGAAGAGAAAAAAATATTTGGGATTATTTTCAGATCGTTTATAAGCACCGTTGGGTGTTTCTTATCCCCTTCTGTGTGATTACCCTGGGGGCAACCATTGGCAGTTTCTTTCTCCCCAAGGTCTATGAGGCGGAGACAACTATCCTCTTTAAAGAGAAAGGGTTAATGAATCCCTTAGTGAGTGGTTTGGCCTACCAGGTGGATGAGAAGGATTGGGTGAGAACCTTAGAGGAAGAGATCAAAAGCTGGCTTATGCTGAACAAGTTGATTGACAAATTAGGACTGGCTAAAGACATTGTCCCTGGCGATAATTTCGCCCGGGAAAGGTTGGTCAGGGGTATAAGGGACCGGATTAGTATTAATGTCAGGGGGTATAATGTGGCCAAGATCTCATATCGGGGAAATGATCCCAAAGAAGTTCAAGAAGTAGTCAATACCATTGCCGACCTCTTTATTGAAGAGAACCGTTCTGAGCAGGGGAAGGAAGCCAGCGAAGCCATTAGTTTTTTGGAAGAGCAACGTGAGACTTACTTTCAACGCCTGACAGCTTCAAGGGAGGTCCTGGCCAGATTCCAACAGGAACATCCCCTTGAGCTCCCGACCGACCAAAAGGCAAATTTAGAAAGGCTGGTTGAGCTGGAAAGTTCGATCAAGCAAAACGAATTAGCCATAGAGGATACAAGCCGGGAGTTGAGGTTAGCCAAGGTTCAACTTCCTATGAGCGGAAATAGCGTTAAGACCTCTACGGCAGATCAATTGCGGCAAGAGCTGGCTGAGCTTACCAACTCGCTGAAGAAATATAAAGACCAGTATACCGAAGGCCACCCGGCGGTAATCGCCACCCAGGCAGAGATCGAGGCCAAGAAGCAGGCCATGGAGAGGGAAAAATGGCAAATGCGATTCAGTTCGGAGGCCAAGCCCGGTCTAACTACCCAGGCCCTGGAAGAAAATATAGCCAAGTTAGAGGAGCGGTTGGCCTCCCTGAAGCAAGAACAGCATAAACTTCTCACCCTTAAAAACGAGTATGAACAGAGGACAAGAAATATTCCCATTCAGGAACAACAGCATACCAAGCTGGAGCGCGAAGTGGAATTGAACGCTAAACTCTATGCTATGATCAGTGAGCGTTTGGAGAATGCCAGGATTTCCCATCGACTGGAGGGAGAGAAGGAAGAGGGGCCTTTCAAGATACTCGATCCGGCCAGGTATCCTATTTTCCCATCGGCGCCGAGGAAAAAGTTGATTGCCTTTTTGGGCTTATGTATTGGAAGTATTATTGGGTTTATTGGCTGCCTGGTGCGGGAACAGATCCAAGTAAATTCATCATTAAAGGAGATAAGGGAGACGGAAGGCGAGCTTCTTAAAAGAAGAAGGGCGGCGTAA